One window of Methanobrevibacter woesei genomic DNA carries:
- a CDS encoding DUF357 domain-containing protein, with product MNDLESAEKIAIDIEKLERNLKQVAHITFEGSEKEVYDRAIDYKNDSKYYLEKEDIRTAFGCIEYSHGLLDALRMIHGLI from the coding sequence ATGAACGATTTAGAAAGTGCTGAAAAAATAGCTATTGATATTGAGAAATTAGAACGTAATTTAAAACAAGTGGCTCACATAACATTTGAAGGCAGCGAAAAAGAAGTTTATGACAGAGCTATAGACTATAAAAACGATTCAAAATATTATCTTGAAAAAGAAGACATACGTACTGCCTTTGGATGCATTGAATATAGTCACGGACTTTTAGATGCATTAAGAATGATACATGGACTTATCTAG